One Mycolicibacterium fortuitum subsp. fortuitum genomic window carries:
- the efeO gene encoding iron uptake system protein EfeO encodes MKLTPVVKTGIAASAAVLAGISMSACQAKESANGNAGDGAKSTQITVDASDTECKLSGTTATTGPSTFEVTNNGDKVTEFYVYGEGDRVMGEVENISPGLKRQLIVQLTQPGTYQTSCRPGMVGEGIRGDFVVTGQAVQIDTEGKFKDAADSYKRYVNSQVDALVPAVEEFVAAVKAKDVAKAKSLYPTSRVYWERIEPVAESFPNDLDPRVDLREADLEPGQKWTGFHALEKQLWVTGLQPDANALGDQLIADVKELQAGVKAPDWTIDSTQIAGGAQGLLDEIAMSKISGEEDIFSHTDLWDFRANVEGSQTAVASVRPILDERDAELGKRVDQRFADVEKLLEKYRDGDGFVSYDKVTEPQRQELSRAIDALSKEVSQVQGVIAKQ; translated from the coding sequence GTGAAGCTGACCCCCGTCGTCAAGACCGGAATCGCGGCCTCCGCCGCGGTGCTGGCCGGCATTTCGATGAGCGCTTGCCAGGCCAAGGAGTCCGCGAACGGCAACGCCGGCGACGGGGCCAAGTCCACACAGATCACCGTCGACGCCAGCGACACCGAGTGCAAGCTGTCCGGTACCACCGCGACCACCGGGCCCAGCACCTTCGAGGTCACCAACAACGGGGACAAGGTCACCGAGTTCTACGTCTACGGCGAGGGCGACCGGGTCATGGGCGAGGTGGAGAACATCTCCCCCGGGCTCAAGCGTCAGCTCATCGTTCAGCTCACCCAGCCCGGCACCTACCAGACGTCGTGCCGCCCGGGCATGGTCGGTGAGGGCATCCGCGGCGATTTCGTGGTGACCGGTCAAGCCGTCCAGATCGACACCGAGGGCAAGTTCAAGGACGCCGCCGACAGTTACAAGCGCTACGTGAACAGCCAGGTCGACGCCTTGGTGCCGGCCGTCGAGGAATTCGTCGCGGCCGTAAAGGCCAAGGACGTCGCCAAGGCCAAGTCGCTCTACCCGACGTCGCGCGTCTATTGGGAGCGCATCGAGCCGGTCGCTGAATCCTTCCCCAACGACCTCGACCCGCGAGTCGACCTGCGCGAGGCCGATCTCGAGCCCGGGCAGAAGTGGACCGGCTTCCACGCGCTGGAGAAGCAGCTGTGGGTCACCGGCCTCCAACCGGACGCCAATGCACTCGGCGACCAGTTGATCGCCGACGTCAAAGAGCTCCAGGCCGGCGTCAAGGCACCCGACTGGACCATCGACTCCACTCAGATCGCCGGCGGGGCGCAAGGTCTGCTCGACGAGATCGCGATGAGCAAGATCAGCGGCGAAGAGGACATCTTCAGCCACACCGACCTCTGGGACTTCCGGGCCAACGTGGAGGGTTCGCAGACCGCGGTGGCCTCGGTTCGGCCGATCCTGGACGAGCGGGATGCCGAGCTGGGCAAGCGGGTGGACCAGCGCTTCGCCGACGTCGAGAAGTTGCTGGAGAAGTATCGTGACGGCGACGGCTTCGTCTCCTACGACAAGGTGACCGAACCGCAACGCCAGGAACTGTCGCGCGCCATCGACGCGCTGAGCAAAGAAGTGAGCCAGGTGCAGGGTGTCATCGCCAAGCAGTGA
- the efeB gene encoding iron uptake transporter deferrochelatase/peroxidase subunit: MSSPSSESPEPTSGEGQASGFSRRKLFGAAGVTAAVVGAAGAGALAGRASAASTPHGLLQGPVPFRGERQAGIITEAQDRMHFCSFDVTTDNREDVITLLKQWTKMAERMTRGLEVAQDGATGGNPYAPPSDTGEALGLPASQLTLTIGFGPSFFRKDGKDRFGIADKQPAELKDLPKFPNETMDPARCGGDICVQACANDPQVAVHAIRNLARVGFGTVAVRYSQLGFGRTSSTTRDQATPRNLFGFKDGTNNLKSDQTELLDKNVWVAEGDGPAWLTGGSYLITRRIRMRIENWDRTTLLEQERVIGRQKGSGAPNGLQQEFDELNFEITDGKGNPKIDKDAHVRLASAEHLGGIEILRRGYNFTDGSDGFGHLDAGLFFIAFVRSPEKQFIPMQRELARKDALNEYITHTGTAIFACPPGLRDGDSSGYWGSTLFE, from the coding sequence GTGTCATCGCCAAGCAGTGAGTCCCCGGAACCCACCTCAGGTGAGGGGCAGGCCTCAGGGTTTTCCCGACGCAAGCTGTTCGGTGCGGCCGGGGTCACCGCCGCGGTAGTCGGTGCGGCCGGCGCAGGCGCGCTGGCCGGCCGGGCTTCTGCAGCCAGCACTCCGCACGGACTCCTGCAGGGGCCGGTGCCGTTCCGCGGCGAGCGGCAGGCCGGCATCATCACCGAGGCGCAGGACCGGATGCACTTCTGCTCCTTCGATGTCACCACAGACAATCGCGAGGACGTCATCACGCTGCTCAAGCAGTGGACCAAGATGGCCGAGCGGATGACCCGCGGTCTCGAGGTGGCGCAGGACGGAGCTACCGGAGGCAACCCGTACGCGCCACCGTCGGACACCGGCGAGGCCTTGGGCCTGCCCGCCTCACAGCTCACCCTGACCATCGGGTTCGGGCCGTCGTTCTTCCGCAAGGACGGCAAGGACCGCTTCGGCATCGCCGACAAGCAGCCCGCCGAACTCAAGGATCTGCCGAAGTTCCCCAACGAGACCATGGACCCGGCTCGGTGTGGTGGCGACATCTGCGTACAGGCCTGTGCGAACGACCCGCAGGTAGCGGTGCACGCAATCCGCAACTTGGCTCGCGTCGGTTTCGGCACGGTCGCCGTGCGGTACTCGCAGCTGGGGTTCGGCCGCACCTCCTCGACCACCCGTGATCAGGCCACGCCGCGAAACCTGTTCGGTTTCAAGGACGGAACGAACAACCTCAAGTCCGATCAGACGGAACTGCTCGACAAGAACGTCTGGGTGGCAGAGGGCGACGGGCCGGCCTGGCTCACCGGCGGCAGTTACCTGATCACACGACGAATCCGGATGCGCATCGAGAACTGGGACCGCACAACGCTTCTGGAACAGGAGCGGGTGATCGGCCGACAGAAGGGCAGCGGTGCACCCAACGGTCTGCAGCAGGAATTCGACGAGCTCAATTTCGAGATCACCGACGGCAAGGGCAATCCGAAGATCGACAAGGATGCGCACGTGCGGTTGGCCTCGGCCGAGCACCTCGGCGGCATCGAGATCCTGCGTCGCGGTTACAACTTCACCGACGGTTCGGACGGGTTCGGCCACCTGGATGCGGGGTTGTTCTTCATCGCGTTCGTGCGCAGCCCCGAGAAGCAGTTCATCCCAATGCAGCGTGAGCTGGCCCGTAAGGATGCACTCAACGAGTACATCACCCATACCGGGACGGCCATCTTCGCCTGCCCGCCCGGCCTGCGCGACGGAGACAGCTCGGGATACTGGGGTTCGACGCTGTTCGAGTGA
- a CDS encoding serine hydrolase: MRVLRVAAVVLALGLGMVAPQAIADCAATGCDLRSRIAAADSYLASRPGTVGYVLRDRATGTRYANRNAEAMIWTASTIKLAMVVDLLTRERAGALRLSGNDRQLMVNMLRNSDNEATDALWSRYGGPDHKAFNAGFPRYGMTDLRPQPGFGDMFPYWGFQKSTTNDLDRLMNYTLTQLNPPDAAAVVAEMQRVSGEQQWGVWGAGPSMSPGNKNGWSQEQGGWVINSVGFAGPKQRYTLAIMNGLNGQGGYDEGVATTTRLSQILLSPNG, encoded by the coding sequence ATGCGGGTACTGCGGGTCGCTGCCGTCGTCCTGGCCCTCGGTCTGGGAATGGTTGCACCGCAGGCCATTGCGGATTGTGCAGCCACAGGATGCGATCTGCGCTCACGCATCGCGGCGGCCGATTCCTATCTCGCGTCGCGGCCGGGCACCGTCGGCTACGTCCTGCGGGACCGCGCCACCGGGACCCGATACGCCAACCGCAACGCCGAGGCGATGATCTGGACAGCTTCCACCATCAAGCTGGCCATGGTGGTCGATCTGCTGACCCGGGAACGCGCCGGCGCATTGCGCTTGTCGGGCAATGACCGGCAGCTCATGGTGAACATGTTGCGCAACTCCGACAACGAGGCAACCGATGCGCTGTGGTCCCGCTACGGGGGACCGGATCACAAGGCGTTCAACGCAGGCTTCCCCCGGTACGGCATGACAGACCTGCGGCCACAACCGGGATTCGGAGACATGTTCCCGTACTGGGGGTTCCAGAAGTCGACGACCAATGACCTCGACCGGTTGATGAACTACACGCTGACACAACTCAATCCGCCCGACGCCGCGGCGGTGGTCGCCGAAATGCAACGGGTCAGCGGGGAACAGCAGTGGGGTGTCTGGGGTGCAGGCCCGTCGATGAGCCCCGGCAACAAGAACGGGTGGTCACAGGAGCAGGGCGGCTGGGTCATCAACTCGGTCGGTTTCGCCGGGCCCAAACAGCGCTACACGCTGGCAATCATGAACGGGCTCAACGGGCAGGGCGGCTACGACGAGGGCGTCGCCACCACCACCCGTCTCAGCCAGATCTTGCTCAGCCCCAACGGTTGA
- a CDS encoding nucleoside triphosphate pyrophosphohydrolase — protein MTVVLVDPRRPSLVPVEAIEFLTGDVQYTEEMPVKVPWSLPSARPAYDGEDAPVLLSSDPEHPAVKARLAAGDRLIAAPQAKAGERIVDAVAMMDKLRTDGPWESEQTHDSLRRYLLEETYELFDAVRGGNADELREELGDVLLQVLFHARIAEDAPVHPFNIDDVADSLVRKLGNRVPAVLAGESISLDEQLAQWEERKAQEQKVKARGSSMDDVPTGQPALALTQKVLARVAQAGLPADLVPATLTSVAVSADVDAENDLRSAVLEFMDTVRLVESDVAAGRRGEDVPEELDVTPLGSITEEEWRTYWPGAVAEPLVVDDFDDEDDAGDSADDAADDPADDDSVAEVAPDEAAPDVDDEPVAAEPDAETDEPG, from the coding sequence GTGACCGTCGTGTTGGTCGATCCTCGCCGCCCCTCACTGGTCCCGGTGGAAGCCATCGAATTCCTCACCGGCGACGTGCAGTACACCGAGGAAATGCCGGTCAAGGTGCCGTGGTCGTTGCCGTCGGCGCGGCCCGCCTATGACGGTGAGGACGCACCAGTGCTGTTGTCCTCAGACCCGGAGCACCCTGCGGTAAAGGCCCGCCTGGCCGCGGGCGACCGGTTGATCGCGGCCCCGCAGGCGAAGGCAGGGGAGCGGATCGTGGACGCCGTGGCGATGATGGACAAGTTGCGCACCGACGGGCCGTGGGAGAGCGAGCAGACCCACGACTCGTTGCGCCGCTATCTGTTGGAGGAGACCTACGAACTGTTCGACGCGGTGCGCGGCGGCAACGCCGACGAGCTGCGAGAGGAGCTCGGCGATGTGCTGCTGCAGGTGCTTTTCCACGCCCGCATCGCCGAGGATGCTCCGGTTCACCCCTTCAATATCGATGATGTCGCCGACTCGCTCGTGCGCAAGCTCGGTAACCGCGTACCGGCAGTGCTCGCCGGAGAGTCGATTTCATTGGACGAGCAGCTGGCCCAGTGGGAAGAGCGCAAGGCTCAGGAGCAGAAGGTGAAGGCCCGCGGATCGTCGATGGATGACGTTCCCACCGGGCAGCCGGCCCTGGCGCTGACCCAGAAGGTGCTGGCGCGGGTGGCGCAGGCCGGGTTACCCGCCGATCTGGTGCCTGCGACGCTGACCTCGGTGGCCGTTTCGGCAGATGTTGATGCCGAGAACGACCTGCGCAGTGCGGTTTTGGAATTCATGGACACCGTGCGGCTGGTCGAGTCCGACGTTGCGGCAGGTCGCCGTGGCGAGGATGTGCCCGAGGAACTCGACGTCACACCGCTGGGGTCGATCACCGAGGAGGAGTGGCGGACCTACTGGCCGGGCGCGGTTGCCGAACCCCTGGTTGTCGATGATTTCGATGATGAGGATGATGCGGGCGACTCCGCCGATGATGCAGCTGACGACCCGGCTGACGATGACTCCGTTGCCGAGGTTGCGCCCGACGAAGCTGCGCCCGACGTTGACGACGAACCCGTCGCTGCCGAACCTGACGCCGAAACGGACGAGCCGGGCTGA